The following proteins are co-located in the Polymorphospora rubra genome:
- the pta gene encoding phosphate acetyltransferase, producing the protein MTRRSVYIASIGSGGGKSAVALGIAELLSRQVERIGAFRPLVTGDDDPILTLLRDRYRVELPYAEMYGTTYAEAAALVADGRREELVSRIVERYRAAERRCAAMVVVGSDFDDDGGDTPGGLPRELAFNARLATEFGSVVVPVVDGLGQEGAAIAAAARSAYHDLEDLDATVLAVVANRVRPGTEPPELPVPAYAIPEVPAVSAPTVAEVAAALGADRLAGTDAAYSRDVLDFVVGAAHVPTLLDHLTDGCLVITPGDRADLLVAAHAAHAAGQVSVAGVVLTLGERPDPRAMRLVEGLDTGLAVLLAHTDSFDTVAASARIEGRPTATNPRKVEAALGAFESHVDTEELSRRLRVTRSARVTPLMFEYDLVDRARADRRRIVLPEGTEGRILRAAELLLRRGVADLTLLGDPDEIARKARELGVDVDGIEVVDPATSAWREDFAASYADLRRHKGVTLDLARDVVTDPNYFGTMMVAAGHADGMVSGATHTTAATIRPAFEVIKTVPGVSVASSVFFMLLADRVLVYGDCAVNPDPDVTQLADIALSSAVTAEQFGIAPRVAMLSYSTGTSGSGADVEKVAAATALVRQRRPDLPVEGPIQYDAAIDPAVAATKLPGSSVAGQATVFVFPDLNTGNNTYKAVQRSANAVAVGPVMQGLRRPVNDLSRGATVKDIVNTVVITAIQAAGHRG; encoded by the coding sequence GTGACCCGGCGCAGCGTCTACATCGCCAGCATCGGCTCCGGCGGCGGCAAGTCCGCCGTCGCGCTCGGCATCGCCGAACTGCTGTCCCGGCAGGTCGAGCGGATCGGCGCGTTCCGGCCGCTGGTCACCGGTGACGACGATCCGATCCTCACCCTGCTGCGCGACCGCTACCGGGTCGAGCTGCCGTACGCCGAGATGTACGGCACCACCTACGCCGAGGCGGCCGCCCTGGTCGCCGACGGCCGGCGCGAGGAACTGGTCTCCCGGATCGTCGAACGCTACCGGGCGGCCGAGCGGCGCTGCGCGGCGATGGTCGTGGTCGGCAGCGACTTCGACGACGACGGCGGCGACACCCCGGGCGGGCTGCCCCGTGAGCTCGCGTTCAACGCCCGGCTGGCGACCGAGTTCGGCAGTGTGGTCGTACCCGTGGTCGACGGGTTGGGGCAGGAGGGTGCGGCGATCGCGGCGGCGGCCCGCAGCGCCTACCACGATCTGGAGGACCTGGACGCGACCGTGCTGGCCGTGGTGGCCAACCGGGTCCGGCCCGGGACCGAACCACCCGAGCTGCCGGTGCCCGCGTACGCGATCCCCGAGGTGCCGGCAGTGTCGGCGCCGACGGTGGCCGAGGTGGCGGCGGCGCTGGGTGCCGACCGGCTGGCCGGCACCGACGCGGCGTACTCCCGCGACGTGCTGGACTTCGTCGTCGGGGCGGCGCACGTGCCGACCCTGCTCGACCATCTGACCGACGGCTGCCTGGTCATCACCCCCGGCGACCGGGCCGACCTGCTGGTCGCCGCGCACGCCGCGCACGCCGCCGGTCAGGTGTCGGTGGCCGGGGTGGTGCTGACCCTGGGTGAGCGGCCCGACCCGCGGGCGATGCGCCTGGTCGAGGGGCTCGACACCGGGCTGGCCGTGCTGCTGGCACACACCGACAGCTTCGACACGGTGGCCGCCTCGGCCCGGATCGAGGGTCGGCCGACCGCCACCAACCCGCGCAAGGTCGAGGCGGCGCTCGGCGCGTTCGAGTCGCACGTGGACACCGAGGAGTTGTCCCGGCGGCTGCGGGTCACCCGCTCGGCCCGCGTCACCCCGCTGATGTTCGAGTACGACCTGGTCGACCGGGCCCGCGCCGACCGCCGCCGGATCGTGCTGCCGGAGGGCACCGAGGGACGGATCCTGCGCGCCGCCGAGCTGCTGCTGCGCCGCGGGGTCGCCGACCTGACCCTGCTCGGCGATCCCGACGAGATCGCCCGCAAGGCCCGTGAGCTGGGTGTCGACGTCGACGGGATCGAGGTGGTCGACCCGGCGACCAGCGCCTGGCGGGAGGACTTCGCGGCCAGCTACGCCGACCTGCGCCGGCACAAGGGCGTCACGCTCGACCTGGCCCGCGACGTCGTCACCGACCCCAACTACTTCGGCACGATGATGGTCGCCGCCGGGCACGCGGACGGCATGGTATCGGGCGCGACGCACACCACCGCGGCGACGATCCGGCCGGCGTTCGAGGTGATCAAGACGGTGCCCGGGGTGTCGGTCGCCTCCAGCGTCTTCTTCATGCTGCTCGCCGACCGGGTGCTGGTTTACGGCGACTGCGCGGTCAACCCCGACCCCGACGTCACCCAGCTCGCCGACATCGCGTTGTCGAGCGCGGTGACCGCCGAGCAGTTCGGCATCGCCCCACGGGTGGCGATGCTGTCGTACTCGACGGGCACCTCCGGTTCCGGTGCCGACGTCGAGAAGGTGGCGGCGGCGACCGCGCTGGTCCGGCAACGCCGGCCCGACCTGCCGGTCGAGGGCCCGATCCAGTACGACGCCGCGATCGACCCGGCCGTCGCCGCGACCAAGCTGCCGGGGAGTTCGGTCGCCGGCCAGGCCACGGTGTTCGTCTTCCCCGACCTGAACACCGGCAACAACACCTACAAGGCGGTGCAGCGCTCGGCCAACGCGGTCGCCGTCGGACCGGTCATGCAGGGCCTGCGCCGGCCGGTCAACGACCTGTCCCGGGGCGCCACGGTGAAGGACATCGTCAACACGGTCGTCATCACCGCGATCCAGGCCGCCGGCCACAGGGGGTGA
- a CDS encoding alpha/beta hydrolase family protein, producing the protein MGTKRLVTALIIGALPVLLGGCAPTVGAPAKAGTPRAVAGAEVTFPVGVRTLDLHRGAARPLPTTVWYPSVGPPGPTPRVDAEVADGRFPIVLYSHGLDSLPDLHRAVTTRLAAAGFVVVAPAYPYTKRGTRRFDRDDVRHQPADARHVIRQVSRLDRVPDDLFAGRLDTANLAAAGHSAGGFTTAGLFTDGHAEQWRGGIVIAGGSRVDFGGAAAPMLFIHGGADPIVKAARGRAAYDRVPWPKAFLTLVGQDHGTYLTPGRPGFAQTMAAMTHFLRWVLCGDAAARQKIAGATRLSGVTEFENRL; encoded by the coding sequence GTGGGCACCAAACGGCTGGTCACAGCACTGATCATCGGGGCTCTGCCGGTGCTGCTCGGTGGCTGTGCACCGACGGTCGGGGCACCGGCTAAGGCCGGGACACCCCGTGCCGTCGCCGGGGCGGAGGTCACCTTCCCGGTCGGGGTACGGACCCTGGACCTGCACCGTGGCGCGGCCCGGCCGCTGCCCACGACCGTCTGGTATCCGTCGGTGGGGCCACCCGGCCCGACGCCCCGGGTGGACGCCGAGGTCGCCGACGGACGGTTTCCGATCGTGCTCTACAGCCACGGGCTGGACAGCCTGCCGGATCTCCACCGGGCGGTGACGACCCGGTTGGCGGCCGCCGGGTTCGTGGTCGTGGCGCCGGCATACCCGTACACCAAGCGCGGCACGCGGCGGTTCGACCGGGACGACGTACGGCACCAGCCCGCCGACGCCCGCCACGTGATCCGGCAGGTCAGCCGGCTCGACCGGGTGCCTGACGACCTGTTCGCCGGCCGGCTGGACACGGCGAATCTCGCCGCCGCCGGGCACTCGGCGGGCGGCTTCACCACCGCCGGACTGTTCACCGACGGCCATGCCGAGCAGTGGCGGGGCGGGATCGTGATCGCGGGCGGCTCCCGGGTGGACTTCGGCGGCGCCGCCGCGCCGATGCTGTTCATCCACGGCGGTGCCGATCCGATCGTCAAGGCCGCGCGGGGCCGGGCGGCGTACGACCGGGTGCCCTGGCCGAAGGCGTTCCTGACCCTCGTCGGGCAGGACCACGGCACGTACCTGACGCCGGGACGGCCGGGCTTCGCCCAGACGATGGCCGCGATGACCCACTTCCTGCGCTGGGTCCTGTGCGGCGACGCGGCGGCCCGGCAGAAGATCGCGGGCGCGACCAGGCTGTCCGGCGTCACCGAGTTCGAGAACCGCCTCTGA
- a CDS encoding alpha/beta hydrolase family protein translates to MPRRCRRTPVLVTALLAVAVAGCSPQPAPHWGGATDAPSGAAPATSAAAPAPSGSAPAEPFAVGVRQLDLARDDRALPVTLWYPATGDAGGTPRTGVRAAAGRFPVVVFSHGLTGTPQDYAAVLTRWAAAGFVVAAPRFPKTSGTATQPDVFDVLNQPADVSFVLTEVLTLDGRDGDPLAGRLATDRVAAAGHSAGGITTLGLFTLARDERLDAGIVLAGSALGVGTTFSGAAAPQLFVHGELDEVVSYASGKAAYDQVPWPKAMLSLPDGDHGRSLLRSGDPAFEVVVDTTTDFLRWTLYGDPDARRRLPDGAGRGGVASFDDRL, encoded by the coding sequence ATGCCCCGACGCTGTCGCCGTACGCCTGTCCTGGTCACCGCGTTGCTGGCGGTGGCTGTCGCCGGTTGCTCGCCGCAGCCGGCGCCGCACTGGGGCGGCGCGACGGACGCGCCGTCCGGGGCGGCCCCCGCGACGTCGGCCGCCGCACCGGCGCCGTCCGGGTCCGCCCCGGCCGAGCCGTTCGCGGTCGGCGTACGGCAGCTCGACCTCGCCCGCGACGACCGGGCGCTACCGGTCACCCTGTGGTATCCGGCGACCGGCGACGCCGGTGGCACGCCCCGCACCGGGGTACGGGCGGCGGCCGGCCGTTTCCCGGTGGTCGTGTTCAGTCACGGCCTCACCGGTACGCCCCAGGACTACGCGGCGGTGCTCACCCGCTGGGCCGCCGCCGGCTTCGTGGTGGCGGCGCCCCGTTTCCCGAAGACCAGCGGTACGGCCACCCAGCCGGACGTCTTCGACGTGCTGAACCAGCCGGCCGACGTGTCGTTCGTGCTGACCGAGGTGCTGACTCTCGACGGCCGCGACGGCGATCCGCTCGCCGGCCGGCTGGCCACCGACCGGGTGGCCGCCGCCGGACACTCCGCCGGCGGCATCACCACGCTCGGCCTCTTCACGCTGGCCCGCGACGAGCGGCTGGACGCCGGGATCGTGCTCGCCGGCAGTGCCCTGGGAGTAGGTACGACGTTCAGCGGGGCGGCCGCCCCGCAGCTCTTCGTGCACGGGGAGCTGGACGAGGTGGTGTCGTACGCCTCCGGCAAGGCCGCGTACGACCAGGTTCCCTGGCCCAAGGCGATGCTGAGCCTGCCCGACGGCGACCACGGCCGCTCGCTGCTGCGCTCCGGCGATCCGGCGTTCGAGGTGGTCGTCGACACCACGACGGACTTCCTGCGCTGGACGCTCTACGGCGACCCGGACGCCCGCCGGCGGCTGCCGGACGGCGCCGGCCGCGGCGGGGTCGCCTCCTTCGACGACCGGCTCTGA
- a CDS encoding multifunctional oxoglutarate decarboxylase/oxoglutarate dehydrogenase thiamine pyrophosphate-binding subunit/dihydrolipoyllysine-residue succinyltransferase subunit: MSTQQTSQDNPLAGFGPNEWIVEEMYQRYLADPSSVDSAWHDFFADYRPSGDGAGGATPTEATATAGASTAARTGTTAPAAPTSPQPKAAEAPARPAAAERPAAAAKPAAKPAAAKPAAKPAPKATPQPQATPQPKATPQPTGAPATKSAPASATDGGPKTTTLRGVAAKIVQNMDASLSVPTATSVRAVPAKLLVDNRIVINNHLARGRGGKVSFTHLIGYALVRALAEHPEMNNSFTEVDSKPAVVRPERVNLGIAIDLVKPDGTRNLVVPSIKGCEQMDFRQFWQAYEDVVRRARRNELTMEDYGGTTVSLTNPGGIGTVHSQPRLMVGQGTIIGVGAMEYPAPYAGMSEETLAELAVSKIITLTSTYDHRIIQGAQSGEFLKIMHELILGEHGFYDQIFTALQIPYEPVRWMRDVAVSSEGQIDKTARVIEIIHAYRVRGHLMADTDPLEFKIRKHPDLDVLQHGLTLWDLDRSFPVGGFAGKQKLKLRDILGVLRDTYCRRVGIEYMHIQDPEERRWIQDRIERKYEKPTADEQKHVLNRLNTAEAFETFLQTKYVGQKRFSLEGGESLIPLLDEVLQASAEAELDEVVIGMAHRGRLNVLANIVGKPYEKIFSEFEGHIDPRSTQGSGDVKYHLGQTGKFTTPDGDHSITVSLVANPSHLEAVDPVLEGIVRAKQDRIDLKLEGYTVLPLAVHGDAAFAGQGVVAETLNLSQLRGYRTGGTVHVVVNNQVGFTTAPEYSRSSLYSTDVARMIQAPIFHVNGDDPEAVVRVARLAFEYRQAFNKDVVIDLVCYRRRGHNEGDDPSMTNPLMYQIIDSKRSVRKLFTEELIGRGDITVEDAEELLRDFHAQLEKVFKATRDAAGPTASRPTRNRQEEPEPTVETAVDPSVIRAIGEAHVALPDGFTPHKRIQQLLDRRAKMAAEGNIDWGFGEIIAFGSLLDNGVTVRLAGQDSRRGTFVQRHASIVDANSGDDYLPLSKLTRDRARFFVHDSLLSEYAAMGFEYGYSVENTEALVLWEAQFGDFANGAQSVADEFISSGEVKWGQPSAVTLLLPHGHEGQGPDHTSGRPERWLQMCAEDNMRVAIPTTPANYFHLLRRQALSPKRKPLIVFTPKSLLRHKLCVSSVEDFTSGGFQPVLRDDAGLKAESVKRVLLCSGKVYYDLVQARKERGITDTAIVRVEQLYPLPVDEVRAALAEFPNAEDFAWVQEEPANQGAWSFVALNLLEHLEGVRLQRISRPAAAAPSVGSAKLHDAEQAALIEAALPRP; this comes from the coding sequence GTGTCGACGCAGCAGACTTCGCAAGACAACCCACTGGCGGGCTTCGGCCCGAACGAGTGGATCGTCGAGGAGATGTACCAGCGTTACCTCGCCGATCCCAGCAGCGTCGACTCGGCCTGGCACGACTTCTTCGCCGACTACCGGCCGTCCGGTGACGGTGCCGGCGGCGCCACCCCGACCGAGGCCACGGCCACGGCCGGGGCGTCGACGGCGGCGCGTACGGGCACCACGGCGCCGGCCGCGCCGACCTCACCCCAGCCGAAGGCGGCCGAGGCCCCGGCCAGGCCCGCCGCGGCCGAGAGGCCTGCGGCCGCGGCGAAGCCGGCCGCCAAGCCCGCCGCCGCGAAGCCGGCCGCCAAGCCCGCGCCGAAGGCCACGCCGCAGCCGCAGGCCACCCCGCAGCCGAAGGCCACGCCGCAACCGACCGGTGCCCCGGCCACGAAGAGCGCCCCGGCCTCGGCCACCGACGGCGGGCCGAAGACCACGACCCTGCGCGGCGTGGCCGCCAAGATCGTGCAGAACATGGACGCGTCGCTGTCGGTGCCGACCGCCACCAGCGTCCGGGCGGTGCCGGCCAAGCTGCTGGTCGACAACCGCATCGTGATCAACAACCACCTGGCCCGGGGCCGGGGCGGCAAGGTCAGCTTCACCCACCTGATCGGATACGCACTGGTCCGGGCGCTGGCCGAGCACCCCGAAATGAACAACTCGTTCACCGAGGTCGACAGCAAGCCGGCGGTGGTCCGGCCGGAGCGCGTCAACCTGGGCATCGCGATCGACCTGGTCAAGCCCGACGGCACCCGCAATCTCGTGGTGCCGTCGATCAAGGGCTGCGAGCAGATGGACTTCCGGCAGTTCTGGCAGGCGTACGAGGACGTCGTCCGGCGGGCCCGGCGCAACGAGCTGACCATGGAGGACTACGGCGGCACCACGGTCTCGCTGACCAACCCGGGCGGCATCGGCACGGTCCACTCCCAGCCGCGGCTGATGGTCGGCCAGGGCACGATCATCGGGGTCGGCGCGATGGAATACCCCGCGCCGTACGCCGGCATGTCTGAGGAGACCCTGGCCGAGCTGGCCGTCAGCAAGATCATCACGCTGACCAGCACCTACGACCACCGGATCATCCAGGGCGCGCAGTCCGGCGAGTTCCTCAAGATCATGCACGAGCTGATCCTGGGCGAGCACGGCTTCTACGACCAGATCTTCACCGCGCTGCAGATCCCGTACGAGCCGGTGCGCTGGATGCGCGACGTCGCGGTCAGCTCCGAGGGGCAGATCGACAAGACCGCCCGGGTCATCGAGATCATCCACGCCTACCGGGTCCGTGGCCACCTGATGGCCGACACCGACCCGCTGGAGTTCAAGATCCGCAAGCACCCGGATCTCGACGTACTCCAGCACGGCCTGACCCTGTGGGACCTCGACCGCAGCTTCCCCGTCGGCGGCTTCGCCGGCAAGCAGAAGTTGAAGCTGCGCGACATCCTCGGCGTGCTGCGCGACACCTACTGCCGCCGGGTCGGCATCGAATACATGCACATCCAGGACCCGGAGGAGCGGCGCTGGATCCAGGACCGGATCGAGCGCAAGTACGAGAAGCCGACGGCGGACGAGCAGAAGCACGTCCTCAACCGGCTCAACACCGCCGAGGCGTTCGAGACGTTCCTCCAGACCAAGTACGTCGGTCAGAAGCGCTTCTCGCTGGAGGGCGGCGAGTCGCTGATCCCGCTGCTCGACGAGGTGCTCCAGGCGTCCGCCGAGGCAGAGCTGGACGAGGTCGTCATCGGCATGGCGCACCGCGGTCGGCTCAACGTGCTGGCCAACATCGTCGGCAAGCCGTACGAGAAGATCTTCTCGGAGTTCGAGGGGCACATCGACCCGCGGTCCACCCAGGGCTCCGGCGACGTGAAATACCACCTCGGCCAGACCGGCAAGTTCACCACACCGGACGGTGACCACTCGATCACCGTCTCGCTGGTCGCCAACCCGTCCCACCTGGAGGCCGTCGACCCGGTCCTGGAGGGCATCGTCCGGGCCAAGCAGGACCGCATCGACCTCAAGCTGGAGGGCTACACGGTCCTGCCGCTGGCCGTGCACGGCGACGCCGCGTTCGCCGGCCAGGGCGTCGTCGCCGAGACGCTCAACCTGTCCCAGCTGCGCGGCTACCGCACCGGCGGCACCGTGCACGTCGTGGTCAACAACCAGGTCGGCTTCACCACCGCGCCGGAATACTCCCGGTCCAGCCTCTACAGCACCGACGTCGCGCGCATGATCCAGGCGCCGATCTTCCACGTGAACGGCGACGACCCCGAGGCGGTCGTCCGGGTCGCCCGGCTGGCCTTCGAATACCGGCAGGCGTTCAACAAGGACGTCGTGATCGACCTGGTCTGCTACCGGCGGCGCGGCCACAACGAGGGTGACGACCCCTCGATGACCAACCCGCTGATGTACCAGATCATCGACAGCAAGCGCAGTGTCCGCAAGCTGTTCACCGAGGAGCTGATCGGGCGCGGCGACATCACCGTCGAGGACGCCGAGGAGCTGCTGCGCGACTTCCACGCCCAGCTGGAGAAGGTCTTCAAGGCGACCCGCGACGCGGCCGGCCCGACGGCGTCCCGCCCGACCCGCAACCGGCAGGAGGAGCCGGAGCCGACGGTGGAGACCGCGGTCGACCCCTCCGTCATCCGGGCGATCGGCGAGGCGCACGTGGCCCTGCCCGACGGCTTCACCCCGCACAAGCGGATCCAGCAGCTGCTCGACCGGCGGGCCAAGATGGCCGCCGAGGGCAACATCGACTGGGGCTTCGGCGAGATCATCGCGTTCGGTTCGCTGCTCGACAACGGGGTGACCGTACGGCTCGCCGGGCAGGACTCCCGCCGGGGCACGTTCGTGCAGCGGCACGCCTCGATCGTCGACGCGAACAGCGGTGACGACTACCTGCCGCTGTCGAAGCTGACCCGGGACCGGGCCCGGTTCTTCGTCCACGACTCGCTGCTCAGCGAATACGCGGCGATGGGCTTCGAGTACGGCTACTCGGTGGAGAACACCGAGGCGCTGGTGCTGTGGGAGGCGCAGTTCGGCGACTTCGCCAACGGCGCGCAGTCGGTGGCCGACGAGTTCATCTCGTCCGGCGAGGTGAAGTGGGGGCAGCCGTCGGCGGTGACGCTGCTGCTGCCGCACGGCCACGAGGGCCAGGGCCCCGACCACACGTCCGGCCGTCCGGAGCGCTGGCTGCAGATGTGCGCCGAGGACAACATGCGGGTGGCGATCCCGACCACCCCGGCCAACTACTTCCACCTGCTGCGCCGGCAGGCGCTGTCGCCGAAGCGCAAGCCGCTGATCGTCTTCACGCCGAAGTCGCTGCTGCGGCACAAGCTGTGCGTCTCCTCGGTGGAAGACTTCACCAGTGGCGGCTTCCAGCCGGTGCTGCGCGACGACGCCGGCCTGAAGGCCGAGTCGGTCAAGCGGGTGCTGCTCTGCAGCGGCAAGGTCTACTACGACCTCGTCCAGGCCCGCAAGGAGCGTGGCATCACCGACACCGCGATCGTCCGGGTCGAGCAGCTCTACCCGCTGCCGGTCGACGAGGTCCGGGCCGCGCTGGCCGAGTTCCCGAACGCCGAGGACTTCGCCTGGGTGCAGGAGGAGCCGGCCAACCAGGGCGCCTGGTCGTTCGTCGCGCTCAACCTGCTGGAGCACCTGGAGGGCGTACGGCTCCAGCGGATCTCCCGCCCGGCGGCGGCCGCGCCGTCGGTGGGGTCGGCGAAGCTGCACGACGCCGAGCAGGCCGCGCTGATCGAGGCGGCCCTCCCCCGCCCGTAA
- a CDS encoding acetate/propionate family kinase, with amino-acid sequence MRTLVLNSGSSSVKFRLYDGDRVVDRGTVERIGEPGDAPKDHEAALAQIMAGLDLGGLAAVGHRVVHGGLRFAEPTLINDEVVAGIRGLVPLAPLHNPGNLAGIEVARRLLPDVPQVAVFDTAFHRTLPPEAATYAIDADVARRHNIYRFGFHGTSHAYVSRRTARLLGRDLADTNTITLHLGNGASACAVEGGRSVATSMGLSPLEGLVMGTRSGDLDPAIVFHLRRTAGMGVDEIDDLLNQHSGLVGLCGVNDMREVLARRADGDGAAALAFAVYCRRIRSYVGSYYALLGRLDAITFTAGVGENAAEVRAAALDGLERLGIAVDAGRNTSGSGERVVSPDGSPVAVCVVPTDEEGEIAEQTRGVVAARG; translated from the coding sequence ATGCGGACCTTGGTGCTGAATTCGGGGTCGTCGTCGGTGAAGTTCCGGCTGTACGACGGCGACCGGGTCGTCGACCGGGGCACCGTCGAACGGATCGGCGAGCCGGGCGACGCGCCGAAGGACCACGAAGCCGCCCTCGCGCAGATCATGGCCGGGCTGGACCTGGGCGGGCTGGCGGCGGTCGGGCACCGGGTGGTGCACGGCGGGCTGCGGTTCGCCGAGCCGACGCTGATCAACGACGAGGTGGTGGCCGGGATCCGGGGTCTGGTCCCACTCGCCCCGCTGCACAACCCGGGCAACCTGGCCGGGATCGAGGTGGCCCGGCGGCTGCTGCCGGACGTACCGCAGGTGGCGGTCTTCGACACCGCCTTCCACCGCACCCTGCCGCCGGAGGCGGCGACGTACGCCATCGACGCCGACGTGGCCCGGCGGCACAACATCTACCGGTTCGGCTTCCACGGCACCTCGCACGCGTACGTCTCGCGGCGGACCGCGCGGCTGCTCGGCCGCGATCTCGCCGACACCAACACGATCACCCTGCACCTGGGCAACGGCGCCAGCGCGTGCGCGGTCGAGGGTGGGCGCAGTGTCGCCACCTCGATGGGACTTTCCCCACTGGAGGGGCTGGTGATGGGCACCCGCAGCGGCGATCTCGACCCGGCCATCGTCTTCCACCTGCGGCGTACCGCCGGGATGGGGGTCGACGAGATCGACGACCTGCTCAACCAGCACAGCGGGCTAGTCGGGTTGTGCGGCGTCAACGACATGCGCGAGGTGCTCGCCCGGCGGGCCGACGGTGACGGGGCGGCCGCGCTCGCCTTCGCCGTCTACTGCCGGCGGATCAGGTCGTACGTCGGCTCCTACTACGCCCTGCTGGGCCGGCTCGACGCGATCACCTTCACCGCCGGGGTCGGCGAGAACGCCGCCGAGGTGCGGGCGGCGGCGCTGGACGGGCTGGAGCGGCTGGGTATCGCCGTGGACGCCGGGCGGAACACGTCCGGGTCCGGGGAACGGGTCGTCTCACCCGACGGCTCGCCGGTGGCGGTCTGCGTCGTGCCCACCGACGAGGAGGGCGAGATCGCCGAGCAGACCCGCGGCGTGGTGGCCGCCCGCGGCTGA
- a CDS encoding DUF6104 family protein, whose amino-acid sequence MYFTDRGIEELVQRRGEETVTIEWLGERLRDFVDINPEFETPVERFATWLARLDDEDDE is encoded by the coding sequence ATGTACTTCACCGACCGCGGCATCGAGGAACTGGTGCAGCGCCGGGGCGAAGAGACCGTCACCATCGAATGGCTCGGTGAGCGGCTGCGCGACTTCGTCGACATCAACCCGGAGTTCGAGACGCCGGTCGAGCGGTTCGCGACCTGGCTGGCGCGTCTCGACGACGAGGACGACGAGTAA
- a CDS encoding zinc-binding dehydrogenase, with protein sequence MRAAYASKFDDDNPLAALAVGDRPEPVPPGDDWVTVEVRASSLNHHDLWSLRGVGLGAGQLPMILGCDAAGIDDRGNEVVVYPVVPTPADPRGMSILSEHHQGTFAERVAVPRANLVPKPAELSFADAACLPTAWLTAYRMLTTKGRVDEAEAVLVQGAGGGVATAAVVLALALGKRVYATSRDAAKRDRIAELGATALEPGARLPERVGVVIETVGAATFDHSLKSAAAGARIVVSGATAGHEPKVNLRRVFAMQLEILGTSMGSAAELADLLALCRDRSVRPVIDSVHGFSAVEQAFARLHSGAVFGKVVLDHTR encoded by the coding sequence ATGCGCGCCGCCTACGCCTCGAAGTTCGACGATGACAATCCGCTCGCGGCCCTGGCCGTCGGTGACCGGCCGGAACCGGTGCCACCCGGCGACGACTGGGTGACCGTCGAGGTGCGGGCCAGCTCGCTCAACCACCACGACCTGTGGTCTTTGCGCGGCGTCGGTCTCGGCGCCGGACAGCTGCCGATGATCCTCGGCTGCGACGCGGCCGGGATCGACGACCGGGGCAACGAGGTGGTCGTCTATCCGGTGGTGCCGACACCGGCGGATCCCCGGGGCATGTCGATCCTGTCCGAGCACCACCAGGGCACGTTCGCCGAGCGGGTGGCGGTGCCGCGCGCGAACCTGGTGCCCAAGCCCGCGGAGCTGTCGTTCGCCGACGCGGCCTGCCTGCCGACCGCCTGGTTGACGGCCTACCGGATGCTCACCACGAAGGGGCGGGTCGACGAGGCCGAGGCGGTGCTCGTGCAGGGCGCCGGCGGTGGCGTCGCGACCGCGGCCGTGGTGCTCGCCCTCGCCCTCGGCAAGCGGGTGTACGCGACCAGCCGCGACGCCGCCAAGCGGGACCGGATCGCCGAGTTGGGGGCGACCGCGCTGGAGCCCGGCGCCCGGCTGCCGGAACGGGTCGGCGTCGTGATCGAGACCGTCGGGGCGGCGACCTTCGACCATTCGCTGAAGTCCGCCGCGGCGGGTGCCCGCATCGTCGTCTCCGGCGCGACCGCCGGCCACGAGCCGAAGGTCAACCTGCGCCGGGTCTTCGCCATGCAGTTGGAGATCCTGGGTACGTCGATGGGCAGCGCGGCCGAGCTGGCGGACCTGCTCGCCCTGTGCCGGGACCGGTCCGTCCGGCCGGTCATCGACAGCGTGCACGGCTTCTCGGCGGTGGAGCAGGCGTTCGCCCGGCTGCACTCCGGTGCCGTCTTCGGCAAGGTCGTGCTCGACCACACCCGTTGA